The Paenibacillus sp. 481 DNA window TGTTGAACCGTCCAGCCTAGCTGACAGACGTGCTGCGCGTGCGGCGTGTCGGCGTCGTGCTGCCATTGCCATTACCTGTTCCGTTCGCATCAAGGCTGGCCATAAATTCTTCGTTCGTCTTCGTGTCACGCATCTTTTTCAAGAATTGATCGACGAATTCTGGTGTTTCATTCATATTTTTACGGATAGCCCACAACTTCTCAAGCTCTTCCTTCGATAACAAAATTTCCTCACGGCGTGTACCAGAACGACGAATGTCAATTGCTGGGAAAATACGGCGTTCAGCTAGCTTGCGATCCAGATGCAATTCTGTGTTCCCCGTACTTTTAAATTCTTCATAAATGATGTCATCCATACGTGACCCTGTCTCAACAAGTGCTGTTGCCAATATTGTCAAGCTTCCGCCCTCTTCAATATTACGCGCAGAACCGAAGAAACGCTTTGGACGATGGAACGAAGCTGGGTCGATACCGCCACTCAATGTACGTCCCGATGTTGGAACGACCAAATTGTAAGCACGAGCCAGACGTGTAATACTATCCATCAATATGACAACATCTTTTTTGTGCTCAACAAGACGTAGCGCACGCTCCAATACCAACTCAGTTACCTTAATATGATTTTCAGGTAATTCATCAAATGTAGAAGCAATAACTTCCCCTTTAACCGAACGCTGCATATCCGTTACTTCTTCCGGACGCTCGTCGATAAGCAGTACAAATAGCTCGATTTCAGGATGGTTCTCCGAAATACTGTTGGCAATTTCCTTCAGTAATAAAGTCTTGCCGGCTTTTGGAGGAGCAACAATAAGTCCACGTTGTCCAAGACCGATAGGAGCGACTAAATCCATAATGCGCGTTGAAATCTTATTTGGGGCTGTTTCGAGTACTAACCTCTTTTGTGGATAGAGGGGAGTTAACGCAGGAAAATGCAAGCGTTGTGCCGCGTCTTCTGGGTTCTCACCGTTTACCGCATTAATCTGAAGTAATCCAAAGTAGCGCTCGTTCTCTTTCGGCGGACGGCATTTACCAGACACTAAGTCACCTGTACGAAGGTCAAATCTTCTAATCTGTGATTGCGAAATATAAATATCTTCCGGGCTAGGCAAGTAGTTAATAGGACGTAGGAAGCCGAATCCTTCTGGCAAAATGTCCAATACACCTTCCATAAACATAAAGCCACCTTGCTCAGCTTGGGCACGCAAAATAGCAAAGATTAGCTCTTTTTTCTTCATTTGACCGTAACCCTGAATTTGAAACTGCTTCGCAAGCTTGTAGAGCTCGGTTAGCTTCTTGCTTTCCAAATCGGCAATTTGTAAATCCATAAACACAGCTCCTATTCTGTTTATAATACGTGTGAGTAAAAATATCTGCTAGTTAGGGTGGTGATACTCATAAAATGTGCGTAGTACGTGTACGGAAATACAGGTCACTATATTCTTGTCATTCATCTGTTATGGTTGTTTAACGGATACATACTAAATGTGATGATGGACAGAAGTTAAGATAAGCCTCGCATAGCAAGATTGCTGAGATGAAATATCGTAATTGATAATAGAGAAGAGAAGGTTATTATCTAATTTTTACCCCAAATGAACAACTTTATTCCGCTTGCCGCCACACATCTGCACCAAGCTGGCGCAAATTGTGTACAAGGTTATCGTAGCCTCGATCAATATACTCGACACCAGAAACCTCCGTTACACCGTTACTAACCGTCAAACCCGCGATAACAAGCGCTGCACCCGCACGCAAATCAGCAGCTCGAACTGCCGCTGCATTTAGTTGAGAACCTTCAATAACAGCTGAACGTCCTTCGACACGGATTTTGGCACCTAGTCGAATAAGTTCGGGTACATGTTTAAAGCGGTTGCTGTACACATAATCGGTTATAATGCTTACGCCCGTCGCCTGTGTTAATAAGCTTGTCATCTGGGATTGCAAATCAGTTGCAAATCCAGGATATACGAGCGTCCTCACATCCACACTTTCGTAGCTAGGCCGACCAATGACCCGTATCGACTCATCGCCTTCCAGCACTTCAACGCCCATTTCTAATAATTTAGCGGAAAGGGCTTCCAAATGTTTAGGAATAACGTTGTCGATAAGAATGTCACCACGTGTCGCTGCTGCTAGGATCATGTATGTTCCAGCTTGTATACGGTCAGGAATAATGGAATGACGGCATCCATGCAGACTATCTACGCCTTCGATGCGGATCGTTTCGGTTCCCGCACCTTTTATCTTAGCGCCCATTGCGTTTAGCAATGTAGCAACATCTATAATTTCAGGCTCTTTTGCCGCATTTTCAATCGTCGTGGTACCTTTGGCTCGTGAAGCCGCCAGCATAATGTTGATTGTCGCCCCAACACTGACGACATCTAAGTAGATTTTAGCGCCTCGTAATTCACGCGCTTCAATATGAATCGAGCCGTGATCCATGCTCACTGTGGCTCCAAGTGCTTCAAAGCCTTTAATATGTTGATCTATCGGACGCGGTTCAAAGGCGCAGCCTCCCGGCATTCCGATCGTTGCAGTACCAAAGCGACCCAACAGGGCCCCCATTAAGTAGTAGGATGCACGCAATTTCTTCACTAAACCATTATGCATGGGCACTGAAATGAGATTGGAGGGGTTGATCTGCATGCTAGATCCATCCCATTCAACTTGACCACCCAGTTCAGCTACAATCTCTCCGAACGTGGCAACGTCACTCAAGTCAGGCATATTATCCAGCACAACTTTGCTCTCAGCCATAAGTGAGGCAGGTATAAGCGCAACTGCGCTATTTTTAGCACCGCTAATTTGGACTGTGCCTCGCAGCGGTCGACCGCCGCTAATCATAAGCTTTTCCATCACTCGTTCTCGTTCCTCCCACACTGTGCTACATGTTGAGCCGCAGTGCGATAATTGAGTTGGCCTTTCTACTGTAAAGACTACCGAGTTCAATTGTATACCGAGTCATATAAAAAACCGTGTTACATCAAAAAGAAACAACGGTTCTTAGGACTATTAACTAAAATTGTAGAAATATTTTCCTCTAGATCATTAGAAAAAGGGAAAAACACCGGCGAACCGGTGCTATTCCCGCATTCGTATAACTGCAAAGCCGTTTAAGCTTGGTTGCTAGAACCGAACAAACGGATTTTTTCAAGAACAGTTGCTTTAATCGCGTCGCGAGCTGGAACCAAATATTTACGTGGATCGTAAATGTTAGCGTCTTTAGCCAATACTTCGCGGATTGTTGTTGTGCAAGCCACTTGGTTCTCTGTGTTAACGTTGATTTTACCAACGCCCGCAGCGATAGCTTTTTGAATAGCATCGTCAGGTACACCGGAACCGCCATGCAATACAACTGGAACTGGAATTTTGCTTGTAACAGCTTCGATAATATCGAAGTGGATCTTAGGCTCGCCTTTGTACATACCGTGAGCTGTACCAACAGCGATTGCCAAAGCATCAACGCCTGTTTCTTCCCAGAAGCGGATAGCTTCTTCTGGCTTAGCCAATGTTGCATGCTCTTCGTCAACTGTCAAATCGTCCTCAGT harbors:
- the rho gene encoding transcription termination factor Rho, whose product is MDLQIADLESKKLTELYKLAKQFQIQGYGQMKKKELIFAILRAQAEQGGFMFMEGVLDILPEGFGFLRPINYLPSPEDIYISQSQIRRFDLRTGDLVSGKCRPPKENERYFGLLQINAVNGENPEDAAQRLHFPALTPLYPQKRLVLETAPNKISTRIMDLVAPIGLGQRGLIVAPPKAGKTLLLKEIANSISENHPEIELFVLLIDERPEEVTDMQRSVKGEVIASTFDELPENHIKVTELVLERALRLVEHKKDVVILMDSITRLARAYNLVVPTSGRTLSGGIDPASFHRPKRFFGSARNIEEGGSLTILATALVETGSRMDDIIYEEFKSTGNTELHLDRKLAERRIFPAIDIRRSGTRREEILLSKEELEKLWAIRKNMNETPEFVDQFLKKMRDTKTNEEFMASLDANGTGNGNGSTTPTRRTRSTSVS
- a CDS encoding UDP-N-acetylglucosamine 1-carboxyvinyltransferase; this translates as MEKLMISGGRPLRGTVQISGAKNSAVALIPASLMAESKVVLDNMPDLSDVATFGEIVAELGGQVEWDGSSMQINPSNLISVPMHNGLVKKLRASYYLMGALLGRFGTATIGMPGGCAFEPRPIDQHIKGFEALGATVSMDHGSIHIEARELRGAKIYLDVVSVGATINIMLAASRAKGTTTIENAAKEPEIIDVATLLNAMGAKIKGAGTETIRIEGVDSLHGCRHSIIPDRIQAGTYMILAAATRGDILIDNVIPKHLEALSAKLLEMGVEVLEGDESIRVIGRPSYESVDVRTLVYPGFATDLQSQMTSLLTQATGVSIITDYVYSNRFKHVPELIRLGAKIRVEGRSAVIEGSQLNAAAVRAADLRAGAALVIAGLTVSNGVTEVSGVEYIDRGYDNLVHNLRQLGADVWRQAE
- the fba gene encoding class II fructose-1,6-bisphosphate aldolase codes for the protein MPLVSMNEFLPKAKENKFAVGQFNINNLEFVQAITDAGIETNSPLIFGVSEGALKYMGIEYTVAMAQAAAAKSGLPIALHLDHGSTFEVAMKCIRAGFSSVMFDGSHHSFEDNIRLTKEVVKAAHAMGVSVEGELGTIGGTEDDLTVDEEHATLAKPEEAIRFWEETGVDALAIAVGTAHGMYKGEPKIHFDIIEAVTSKIPVPVVLHGGSGVPDDAIQKAIAAGVGKINVNTENQVACTTTIREVLAKDANIYDPRKYLVPARDAIKATVLEKIRLFGSSNQA